In Triticum aestivum cultivar Chinese Spring chromosome 5B, IWGSC CS RefSeq v2.1, whole genome shotgun sequence, the following proteins share a genomic window:
- the LOC123114570 gene encoding alpha-1,3-arabinosyltransferase XAT2-like, whose translation MLNDAGGKLDEVLIRQELGQEGDGNNRSNVKHGAPRKPICDLSDPRYAICEISGDARAIGANSTVYHVPPADEHGPDGLEWAIRDQSRKDLGYIDKVNVKTLSAAQSRVAPECTSRHAVPAIVFAMNGLTSNPWHDFSDVLIPLFITTRAYDGEIQFLVTDLRPWFVDKYRLILTNLSRYDIVDFNKDTGVRCYPHIVVGLRSHGDLSIDPARAPHNYTMLDFRMYIRDVFSLPPEDQGIPYKEANKKNKNGGTSMEEQKPRLMLINRAGIRKFVNLPEISAAVQAAGFEVLIMEPLRDMRLEEFSRQVDSCDVLMGAHGAALTSFFFLRTNAVMLQVVPWGLEREAMSYFGVHAKDMMLQDIEYSITVEESTLYEKYGKDHLAVRDPEALRKQGWQLLRKYLWDEQDIRLNVTRFTPTLHQLL comes from the exons TAAATGATGCTGGTGGCAAGTTGGACGAAGTGCTCATTCGGCAAGAACTCGGTCAAGAGGGTGATGGGAATAATAGAAGCAACGTCAAACATG GTGCTCCACGCAAGCCCATCTGCGACCTGTCGGACCCTAGGTATGCCATCTGCGAGATCTCTGGGGACGCCCGTGCCATCGGCGCCAACTCTACCGTGTACCATGTCCCGCCTGCCGATGAGCACGGCCCTGACGGCCTGGAATGGGCCATCCGAGACCAGTCTCGCAAGGACCTCGGATACATCGACAAGGTGAATGTCAAGACCCTGAGCGCCGCCCAGTCGCGGGTGGCGCCGGAGTGCACCTCCCGGCACGCTGTCCCGGCCATCGTGTTCGCCATGAACGGGCTCACGTCCAACCCATGGCACGACTTCAGCGACGTTCTGATCCCGCTCTTCATCACCACTCGCGCCTATGATGGCGAGATCCAGTTCCTCGTCACCGATCTCCGGCCGTGGTTTGTGGACAAGTACCGCCTCATCCTCACCAACCTATCACGCTATGACATCGTTGACTTCAACAAGGACACTGGTGTCCGGTGCTACCCACACATCGTAGTCGGCCTACGCAGCCACGGCGACCTCAGCATCGACCCGGCCCGCGCGCCGCACAACTACACAATGCTGGACTTCCGCATGTACATCCGAGACGTCTTCTCACTGCCGCCAGAAGACCAAGGAATCCCGTACAAGGAGGCTAACAAGAAGAACAAAAATGGTGGCACTAGCATGGAGGAACAAAAGCCTCGCCTCATGCTCATCAACCGCGCCGGGATCAGGAAGTTCGTCAACCTTCCAGAGATCTCCGcggcggtgcaggctgccgggttCGAGGTGCTGATCATGGAGCCGCTCCGTGACATGAGGCTCGAGGAATTCTCTCGGCAGGTGGACTCGTGCGACGTGCTGATGGGCGCGCACGGGGCCGCGCTCACaagcttcttcttcctccgcacCAACGCGGTCATGCTACAGGTGGTGCCATGGGGCTTAGAGAGGGAGGCTATGAGTTACTTCGGCGTGCATGCCAAGGACATGATGTTGCAGGACATCGAGTACAGCATCACCGTGGAGGAGAGCACGCTGTATGAGAAGTATGGCAAAGACCACCTGGCAGTACGTGACCCAGAGGCACTACGTAAGCAGGGGTGGCAGTTGTTAAGGAAGTACTTGTGGGACGAGCAGGACATCAGGCTTAACGTCACCAGATTTACTCCCACTCTACACCAGCTGCTTTGA
- the LOC123115488 gene encoding beta-1,2-xylosyltransferase XYXT1 — translation MAPNSFSAPAQAVKGVAKTLAHRRQAVVGFLFALIVILVLHTTVVFGPSRSTNGVVVLQSTSGEQNARTSSPQALLAPNNSIQDNGQKDDTAKNDGERRDQLGQTVKSDANDKMQEDLIGQVLDGDVKHGTPRKPICDLSDPRYDICEITGDARAIGANRTVLYVPPADERGTDGPEWAIKDQSRKNLGDIKEVKVKTLSAAQSLVAPECTSRHTVPVVVFAMNGIIGNPWHDLSDVLIPLFITTRAYDSEVQFLVTELQLWFVDKYRLILTNLSRYDIVDFNKDAGVRCYPHIIVGLRSHGDLDIDPTRTPHNYTLLDFRLYIREVFSLPPESRGTPYKEASKKNAANDNGTVTEKPKPRLLLINRGESRKFVNLPEVSAAVQAAGFELLVMEPSRDMRLEEFARAVDSCDVLMGVHGAALTNFFFLRTNAVLLQVVGLGLEREALHYYGNQAKAVMVQHIQYFISAEESTLYEKYGKDHPAVSDPDSVHKQGWQGAKRYFWAEQDIRLNLTRFAPTLHQLFQTLRE, via the exons ATGGCTCCCAACTCGTTCTCGGCGCCGGCGCAGGCGGTGAAGGGCGTGGCGAAAACGTTGGCTCACCGCCGCCAGGCCGTCGTTGGGTTCCTGTTTGCTCTCATCGTCATCCTCGTGCTCCACACCACCGTGGTGTTTGGCCCGTCCCGGTCCACGAATG GTGTAGTCGTTCTGCAGTCTACATCGGGCGAGCAAAATGCCAGGACCTCTTCTCCTCAAGCGTTGTTGGCGCCTAATAATTCTATTCAAG ATAACGGGCAGAAGGACGACACAGCCAAGAACGATGGGGAAAGAAGGGACCAGTTAGGCCAAACAGTAAAAAGTGATGCTAATGACAAGATGCAGGAAGATCTCATTGGGCAAGTACTCGATGGAGACGTCAAACATG GTACTCCGCGGAAGCCCATCTGCGACCTCTCTGACCCTAGGTACGACATCTGTGAGATCACTGGAGACGCCCGTGCCATCGGTGCCAACCGTACCGTCCTCTATGTCCCGCCAGCCGACGAACGCGGCACCGATGGCCCGGAGTGGGCCATCAAGGACCAGTCCCGCAAGAACCTGGGGGACATCAAGGAGGTGAAGGTCAAGACCCTGAGCGCCGCCCAGTCCTTGGTGGCGCCAGAGTGCACCTCTCGGCACACTGTCCCTGTCGTCGTTTTCGCCATGAATGGGATCATAGGCAACCCATGGCACGACTTGAGCGATGTCCTGATCCCGCTCTTCATCACCACCCGCGCCTACGACAGCGAGGTCCAGTTCCTTGTCACCGAGCTCCAGCTGTGGTTCGTGGACAAGTATCGTCTCATCCTCACCAACCTGTCACGCTACGACATTGTCGACTTCAACAAGGACGCTGGTGTCCGGTGCTACCCGCATATCATAGTCGGCCTCCGCAGCCATGGTGACCTCGACATCGACCCAACCCGCACGCCGCACAACTACACATTGCTAGATTTTCGCCTGTACATCCGGGAAGTCTTCTCGCTTCCGCCGGAGAGCCGAGGAACCCCGTACAAGGAGGCCAGTAAGAAGAACGCAGCCAACGACAATGGCACTGTCACGGAGAAACCAAAGCCGCGGCTCTTGCTCATCAATCGCGGTGAGAGCAGGAAGTTCGTCAACCTTCCGGAGGTCTCCGCGGCGGTGCAGGCAGCCGGGTTCGAGCTGCTGGTCATGGAGCCAAGCCGTGACATGAGGCTCGAGGAGTTTGCCCGGGCGGTGGACTCGTGCGACGTGCTGATGGGTGTGCACGGGGCGGCGCTCACAAACTTCTTCTTCCTACGCACCAACGCGGTGCTGCTGCAGGTGGTGGGGTTGGGCCTGGAGCGCGAGGCCTTGCATTACTACGGCAATCAGGCCAAGGCGGTGATGGTGCAACACATCCAGTACTTCATCAGCGCCGAGGAGAGCACGCTCTACGAAAAGTACGGCAAGGACCACCCGGCGGTAAGTGACCCGGACTCGGTACACAAGCAGGGTTGGCAAGGTGCAAAGCGGTACTTCTGGGCGGAGCAGGACATCAGACTCAACCTCACCAGATTTGCTCCCACGCTGCATCAGCTGTTTCAGACGCTCCGGGAGTAG
- the LOC123110168 gene encoding uncharacterized protein produces MRILQIFHLYQDNSARCWIFEKNQLKEAPVHTNFPELKESIDLSVVSHQCFGLTLAPGEVMIAVVRSLDPNMLDQMYQARTQKAVVEFIWISGQFLGIPLNKDIYISNKQSAKSSETNFLWWGSNILWSLKNYEKCETRLVLWDVIAALQVLMKSAPAFLETLMHKWVSDLFSDDQQRVSIDTLCQCRKDMMSNVSSRKLHLLNIICRKVMLRDPAGENGNSTSTDLWSSLLLSSERELRERLVAFTFAAALNRMSYFRKGACAENMWFPVGVAQMRSWVSMNSGGVHNQLRSLSSTIKRLGSRIMCEYSAKETCAYCSAPVHFESPDIALCGSVDPAIVPTERHKLSRCAASMRLCSVLEPTWYCVCCGGMVDKLVPETYFTMKTSPLLDAADPDDESSLYSAPAVPRCPFCGILLQRLMPEFLLSVCPV; encoded by the exons ATGCGGATTCTGCAAATTTTCCATCTTTATCAGGATAATTCTGCACGCTGTTGGATCTTTGAAAAAAATCAACTTAAAGAAGCTCCCGTGCACACAAATTTCCCAGAGCTAAAAGAATCAATAGAT CTCTCAGTAGTATCTCATCAATGCTTTGGTCTTACACTTGCACCTGGAGAAGTAATGATTGCTGTG GTCCGCAGCTTGGATCCAAATATGCTAGATCAGATGTATCAAGCCAG GACACAAAAGGCAGTGGTTGAGTTCATTTGGATTAGTGGTCAGTTCCTTGGCATTCCACTAAACAAGGACATTTATATCTCCAACAAACAATCTGCAAAGTCATCCGAGACTAACTTCTTATGGTGGGGTTCCAACATTCTTTGGTCACTGAAGAATTATGAAAAATGTGAAACCAGACTTGTCTTATGGGATGTCATAGCTGCTTTACAAGTGCTCATGAAATCCGCACCAGCATTTCTGGAGACACTAATGCATAAATGGGTCTCAGATTTGTTTTCAGATGACCAACAACGTGTTTCTATCGATACCCTGTGTCAGTGTAGAAAGGACATGATGTCCAATGTCAGCTCGCGGAAGCTACACCTGCTGAATATCATTTGTAGGAAAGTAATGCTTCGTGATCCTGCTGGAGAAAATGGTAATAGCACGTCAACTGATTTGTGGAGCAGTCTTCTGTTGAGCAGCGAAAGAGAGCTACGAGAGAGACTTGTGGCTTTCACTTTTGCTGCTGCCTTGAATCGAATGTCATATTTTCGCAAGGGCGCATGTGCTGAAAACATGTGGTTTCCTGTTGGTGTTGCCCAGATGCGTTCTTGGGTGTCTATGAACAGTGGAGGAGTGCATAATCAGCTCAGGTCTCTCAGTTCGACAATTAAACGTCTTGGAAGCAG GATCATGTGTGAATACTCAGCTAAAGAAACCTGTGCCTATTGCTCCGCACCGGTTCACTTCGAGTCACCTGACATAGCCTTGTGTGGAAGTGTTGATCCTGCTATTGTTCCCACAGAAAGGCACAAGCTGTCAAGATGTGCAGCATCGATGCGCTTATGCTCTGTTCTGGAACCAACCTGGTACTGTGTATGTTGTGGAGGAATGGTTGATAAGCTTGTGCCCGAGACCTATTTCACCATGAAGACATCTCCCTTGTTGGATGCTGCCGATCCAGATGATGAATCGTCACTTTATTCAGCACCTGCTGTTCCTCGTTGCCCCTTCTGCGGCATACTGCTGCAGAGGTTGATGCCAGAGTTCCTGCTCTCCGTCTGCCCGGTATAG
- the LOC100037646 gene encoding glutathione S-transferase 4: protein MEPMKVYGWAVSPWMARVLVSLEEAGAEYELVPMSRNGGDHRRPEHLARNPFGEIPVLEDGGLTLYQSRAIARHILRKHKPGLLGAGSLEESAMVDVWVDVDAHQLEPVLKPIVWNCIINPFVGRDVDQGLVDESVEKLKKLLEVYEARLSSNKYLAGDFVSFADLTHFSFMRYFMATEHAVVLDAYPHVKAWWKALLARPSVKKVIAGMPPDFGFGSGRIP, encoded by the exons atggaGCCTATGAAGGTGTACGGCTGGGCGGTGTCGCCATGGATGGCGCGGGTCCTCGTCTCCCTGGAGGAGGCCGGCGCCGAGTACGAGCTCGTGCCCATGAGCCGCAACGGCGGCGACCACCGGCGGCCGGAGCACCTCGCCAGAAAC CCCTTCGGTGAGATCCCGGTGCTCGAAGACGGCGGTCTGACGCTTTACC AATCCCGCGCCATTGCAAGGCATATTCTCCGCAAACACAAGCCCGGGCTTCTAGGAGCAGGCAGCCTCGAGGAGTCGGCGATGGTGGATGTATGGGTCGACGTGGATGCCCACCAGCTGGAGCCCGTACTCAAGCCCATCGTGTGGAACTGCATCATCAACCCGTTCGTCGGGAGGGACGTCGACCAGGGCCTCGTCGATGAGAGCGTCGAGAAGCTCAAGAAGCTGCTGGAGGTGTACGAGGCAAGACTGTCAAGCAACAAGTACTTGGCCGGGGATTTCGTCAGCTTCGCCGACCTCACCCATTTCTCCTTCATGCGCTACTTCATGGCGACGGAGCATGCGGTTGTGCTCGATGCGTATCCGCATGTGAAGGCATGGTGGAAGGCGCTGCTGGCAAGGCCATCGGTCAAGAAGGTGATAGCTGGCATGCCTCCGGATTTTGGATTCGGGAGCGGGAGAATACCATGA
- the LOC123115489 gene encoding pectinesterase inhibitor 8-like — protein sequence MRPPAALMVAAAILLMLAGVDATVETTCKAAADEDAHVNYVFCVSELSKHYQSSDADTWGLAKIAANMGVNNAYGTIHDIERLLAKPGMDAKTKVTLGQCQGLYDNMKFTFAGAYDEINGRNYAAGKEEAAKAVSLAHQCDDAFVKVAVPSPLKQRSLYSVQTAIVCTAITNLIK from the coding sequence ATGAGGCCACCGGCGGCTCTTATGGTCGCCGCCGCCATCCTTCTCATGTTGGCCGGTGTCGACGCGACCGTGGAAACAACCTGCAAGGCGGCGGCCGACGAGGACGCGCATGTCAACTACGTCTTCTGCGTGTCGGAGTTGAGCAAGCACTACCAGAGCTCCGACGCAGACACATGGGGCCTGGCCAAGATAGCGGCTAACATGGGCGTCAACAACGCCTATGGCACCATCCACGACATCGAGCGCCTACTAGCGAAGCCGGGCATGGATGCCAAGACGAAGGTGACCCTTGGGCAATGCCAGGGGCTGTACGACAACATGAAGTTCACGTTTGCCGGAGCCTACGACGAGATCAACGGCCGAAATTACGCcgcggggaaggaggaggccgcAAAGGCCGTCTCCCTGGCGCACCAGTGCGATGATGCCTTTGTTAAGGTCGCCGTCCCGTCGCCTCTCAAGCAACGTAGCCTCTACTCCGTGCAGACAGCGATAGTCTGCACGGCCATCACTAACCTTATCAAGTGA